Sequence from the Cucurbita pepo subsp. pepo cultivar mu-cu-16 chromosome LG02, ASM280686v2, whole genome shotgun sequence genome:
GCTGAGTCTGCACAAGTTGAGATGAATTATTACTCTTTCTCATTAGAATTGAATCGCTGCGATGTGGAACTTATTAAGAAGGAAATCATTGAACATGATGTGTCAGTGTCTTATTCAGGTGGTGGCGTGCCTAAGAAGTCCATACGCAAGCCTAACTGGAAGAAATTCTTCGTAgattattttgttcgagagaaCGTGTTAACGCAGGATGTTGAATTGCAGGAAATACATACTAATGAGCAAGTTGCAGACATATTTACTAAGGCACTTGCcaaagtgaagtttgaagtttttcgTAGAAGCTCTCGGAGTTATTGAGAAATAAGCTTGCACTAAGGGAGGCTGTcacaatttagtgcaacttattttagtttaaattagttatggaatatatgatattcgtaatcttccagaatatattagttaggaaatatatcttagatatcgtaatcagttgaatttgaatagtagtatattttattttattatgaggatttagttagtttatattttcttgatagatattatttagtatcttgtatcctatttaaaggtcgtgaatatcaatgaagattgaacattttgatcccaattctttttctaattcttaaATCGGTATTctttcgttgagtaataatattttcatatctatgcacacttttgagtggtagatattgcgtCAAATCAAACGGTTGAAGCCTGGTTCTAAACAAGGAGCACACGAGTTCAAAACAGAGATCGAGACGCTCTCACAACTTCGTCATCTCCATCTCGTCTCACTAATTGGGTATTGCAATGAGGGCAACGAAATGATTCTAGTCTACGATTATATGTCTCATGGTACCCTTCGTAGTCACCTCTACGGCGACGACGAACAACCTCTCACATGGAACCAGCGCCTCCAGACCTGTATCGGAGCTGCCAGAGGACTACACTACCTTCATACTGGTGCCGAACACACCATCATCCACCGCGATGTGAAAACCACAAATATCTTACTGGACGACAAATGGGTTGCTAAGGTTTCTGATTTTGGATTGTCCAAAATCGGGCCAACCAACATGTCCAACGCACACATTAGCACAGTAGTCAAAGGTAGCTTCGGTTATCTCGACCCAGAGTATTGCCGACGACGACAACTCTCAGAAAAGTCCGACGTATATTCATTTGGGGTGGTTCTCTGCGAAGTACTCTGCGCTCGCACACCAATTATTCATACAGTCGCCAATACTCGAGTTCTATTGACAGAATGGGTAAAACAATGCATTTATGAGAAGAAAGTTACAGAAATGGTAGACCCAATTCTTCAAAACCAAATTGGAACAGAGTGCTTCAGGAAATTCGTTCAAGTTATGGTGAGTTGCATTCAAGATGAGGGAAACAAGCGACCATCGATGAACGATGTGGTACGAGGCCTAGAGTATGCATATCAACTACAAGAGAGTTCTAAGGAGGATAATGTTGAACTGAGTAGCCTCGACAACGAAGATGGTTGGCTCTTGAGGGAGGGGATGTCTAGTAACACTAGTATAGAAATGAATGAGAATTCAAGTAATGTGTATAATAATGGGATGTCAGGGATTGTTTCGAGCCTACAAGCAAGATAAATGTCCCTTAATTCATTTCAATGCTCGAATTGGATTCATATTATTGACAGTCTAATACTATACATAAAGATAATAAGACCCAAAACTTTGGGCTGTCTTTTCCACTTATGGTCATTATACCAGTCCATCATTTTGGGTGCAGCTGAATCTCATCTTGTAGCTAACCTCTTTGCCTCTTCAATCAATATAAAAGAATAGAAATTGATTCAAAAAACCAATAGAACATGAGGTGGCAAGATCAGGCCCTTTCATTTCATCCCTCTTGCAATGAAGATCCACCAACTTTATTCATTCACATGCCATATCAATAAAGCAACACTTCAATAAACTTTCAATGCAAACCATCCATCTGTCTAGCGGGTGAGAGAGACTGGCTCCTATGGTTTTTTGGTCTTTGAGATCTCTACCAATAGTCTATGCAGAGCCTGAGGTTTTGAGAAAAAGGGAGAATGATCTGCACCTTTGAGAATGAAGACCTGTTCCGGAGGGCTTCTCTCAATCAAGGTCTCCTGGATTGAGACGGGTATGGCATTGTCATTCAATGTCTGTATGTAAAACCGTCTCACCGACCCATACCTTGTTTCTGAAAGACGAAGCTTTTCTAATACGGGTGGGAAGGGTATTGGTCTCATCGAAACAGATGCTAGAGCTACATCCTGAATCAGGACAATGGAATGATCAATTGACTGagtttttcttgatttctaGAATCAATGAACGGTGTTTTGATTATTTGCAGCTCAAGTATAGTGATcgctctattttcttttttctctattgAAATCAAAGTGTATACTGAGTTTTGTAAGAACGGATGGAATAAAGAACGAAACTAATTACCTTGGCAGTAGTTTGATTGAAGAACAAGTCCTTTAACAAAggttttttcaattcaatagTTGTTGGAGCATTGTCGTTGCCATTTGCGTACACGAAGACTTGAGCCTGTCGCATGACATCGTCCGCACCAGCCTAGCGCAGATTCCAACATAGCTCACtcaaaagaaactaaattgaACAAAACCAGGAGAGTGCAGAAAGATTGTCGAGCAGCATTGACTAAAACCCAAAAACTAGGCATTCATTCATACCCATATGGAAAatcttttaaatgaaattcgAAATTTCTACAGATAATCAAGTCTAAAAGcattcaaaatttggaatttaTCAGGGAATGAGAGTACCTGCAAGGAGAACATATCCAGAGTGTTTTGCCCATCACTCAACATTGCCGCAGCAATGAAAACAGCCTttgcaattttaaaatgaaacaattCCATTGCATATGAAATACAAGCACCACCAAAATCATGCCCAACTAGGATAACCTGCATACATTAAGACGCAGAAACAAATTGAGCTTATACAGAGGAAGTCAAGTGcaaaatacaattatttacaaaaaaaatagtcgACTGAAACCGAAAAACCATCTCAAGAACAGTGTTGTTGAACGACCACTACCTAAGCTAAGCCCAAGAGGTGCTCCACCAATCAGGCTCAAGTAAATTCAATACTTTCAGTATATTCTCGACTCCCATGAACATACGCATGCATACCAATGCATACagaatacatatatatacatgtacaTACTTGTAAGTAAATTGGGTTAAGAGGACGGAGATGAGGAAAACCTTTTCGCCATCAGGAAGCTTTTCAAGGAAATCAGTAAGCGGCTGCACATATTGCGAGAGATCTGTGATGCTGTTTGGATCAAATGAATGAACTCCTGAACCAGTTAAGTCTATGGCCGTAGCTCTATAGCCCACTTCTTCAAGGAGGGCAATAGTTTTATACCAACACCAAGCACCAAAACCACCTCCATGGACAAGAACAAAGTGATTTGTTTCCAAGTCATCTAGCTTTATATCCTGTGAATTGGAGATTTATTAGAACCATAAATGCTTTCGGTACGAAGTTCAGAAAATAACCTCTTGAATCAATATGtgaaaaagatgaacaaacaGCAAAATCCTTTGATAATTTGAACAGAATCCAATAGAATTTACTA
This genomic interval carries:
- the LOC111788582 gene encoding putative methylesterase 11, chloroplastic, which produces MGNLCATFSPPKPVVKQPENTFPNPPPLSISSNRWFRTRSSRREKVGESMSSEQALVAAAALFQKHPMDCSFDRSTSLRQPPSGRKNRNVLPRSSSSRARSLTDPLLQPHQLVNQDIKLDDLETNHFVLVHGGGFGAWCWYKTIALLEEVGYRATAIDLTGSGVHSFDPNSITDLSQYVQPLTDFLEKLPDGEKVILVGHDFGGACISYAMELFHFKIAKAVFIAAAMLSDGQNTLDMFSLQAGADDVMRQAQVFVYANGNDNAPTTIELKKPLLKDLFFNQTTAKDVALASVSMRPIPFPPVLEKLRLSETRYGSVRRFYIQTLNDNAIPVSIQETLIERSPPEQVFILKGADHSPFFSKPQALHRLLVEISKTKKP